The following coding sequences are from one bacterium window:
- a CDS encoding chemotaxis protein CheW, whose protein sequence is MSTQQISTAAETAEERRTGRRAAAEGGKFLTFFLSEEEYGLEILRVSEIIGMMPITPIPRVHTHIRGVINLRGKVIPVVDLRLKLGMPSVEATEETCIIVVQVKDSPMGIIVDKVSEVLDIGADRIEEPPTFGADVNTDFILGIGKSEGRVKLLLDIDKVLSTSEILDIQAVAAAGEAEPQPAGVGA, encoded by the coding sequence ATGAGCACGCAGCAGATCTCCACGGCGGCCGAGACCGCCGAAGAACGGCGGACCGGGCGCCGCGCCGCGGCCGAAGGCGGCAAGTTCCTCACCTTCTTCCTCTCCGAGGAGGAGTACGGGCTCGAGATCCTCCGGGTCTCCGAGATCATCGGGATGATGCCGATCACCCCGATCCCGCGCGTCCACACCCACATCCGGGGCGTGATCAACCTGCGCGGCAAGGTGATCCCGGTCGTCGACCTCCGCCTCAAACTGGGGATGCCCTCGGTCGAGGCGACCGAGGAGACCTGCATCATCGTCGTGCAGGTCAAGGACTCGCCGATGGGGATCATCGTGGACAAGGTCTCCGAGGTCCTCGACATCGGCGCCGACCGGATCGAGGAGCCGCCGACCTTCGGGGCCGACGTGAACACCGACTTCATCCTCGGCATCGGCAAGTCGGAAGGGCGGGTCAAGCTGCTGCTCGACATCGACAAGGTCCTTTCGACCAGCGAGATCCTCGACATCCAGGCGGTGGCGGCGGCCGGCGAGGCCGAGCCGCAGCCGGCGGGCGTCGGCGCGTGA